One window of the Sphaerochaeta associata genome contains the following:
- a CDS encoding NAD(P)-dependent oxidoreductase: MMSWTGLKSKVETVGLVGCGRMGICMLEVLLKGGFKVVAYDAFAQAMERAATMGAVLAASPMDLAQKVDLVIMSLPGPVQIEQVLFAENGIVRGLGKGKVVVDTSTVDPKTTKDNAERLEQATGSAYLDCPILGRPSATGKWMLPTGGNKDALEYAKPALLTFAANAISVGEHGAGNALKLLNQMMFTCINAISSEVMAIAEHVGVDPKIFYNTVASSSAATVSGLFREVGKCIIQDEFDHPAFTVDLLIKDTKLALQMAKDSDAPSVIAGFAHMYNELAHANGHGNEDTSAVYKVFAKQYEKESK; the protein is encoded by the coding sequence ATGATGTCTTGGACAGGATTGAAAAGTAAGGTTGAGACGGTCGGGCTTGTCGGCTGCGGTCGTATGGGGATCTGCATGCTTGAGGTGTTGCTCAAGGGTGGATTCAAGGTAGTTGCTTATGATGCATTTGCACAAGCCATGGAACGGGCGGCGACAATGGGTGCTGTTCTTGCAGCAAGCCCGATGGATTTAGCCCAAAAGGTGGATTTGGTGATCATGTCACTACCAGGTCCAGTGCAGATTGAGCAGGTTCTTTTTGCAGAAAATGGGATTGTCCGGGGTCTTGGCAAAGGCAAGGTAGTGGTCGACACCAGTACCGTCGATCCAAAAACCACCAAAGACAATGCTGAACGGCTGGAACAAGCAACCGGTTCTGCATACCTTGACTGCCCGATTCTAGGAAGACCGTCAGCCACCGGGAAATGGATGCTGCCAACCGGTGGGAACAAGGATGCCTTGGAATATGCAAAGCCGGCACTGCTGACATTTGCTGCGAACGCCATTTCCGTTGGTGAGCATGGGGCCGGTAATGCACTCAAACTGCTGAACCAGATGATGTTCACCTGCATAAATGCTATCTCGAGTGAAGTGATGGCAATTGCAGAACATGTCGGTGTCGATCCTAAAATATTCTACAACACCGTTGCCAGTTCAAGTGCAGCTACAGTCAGTGGTCTGTTCCGAGAGGTGGGGAAGTGCATTATTCAGGATGAATTCGATCATCCTGCCTTCACCGTAGATTTGCTGATCAAGGACACGAAGCTAGCACTGCAAATGGCCAAGGATTCTGATGCCCCGAGTGTCATAGCGGGGTTTGCGCACATGTACAATGAACTTGCCCATGCCAATGGACATGGAAATGAGGATACCAGTGCCGTTTACAAGGTATTCGCAAAACAGTATGAAAAGGAGAGTAAGTAG
- a CDS encoding lactate racemase domain-containing protein — MKLDFEYGEGTISANLPDNTDVFVPGVTVKDPPALAQDWDTLYAETLKSIQNPIGMPPLTKLATMGSKVVFIIPDIVKGGLQPTSHRKVAITACLEELYSVGVEKKDILMLISNGLHPRATVDEVHKILGDDLFYDFYPYGQVTSHDSEDWEHLVDLGYTAHGDHVIMNKYVYDADVAIMIGHCQGNPYGGYSGGYKHCTCGITHWKSIAAHHVPSVMHRVDFTPVSGTSEMRNKFDEQGMFMEEKMGKKFFCCDGVLDSASRQMAIFSGYAKEMQPASWKVADNRTYVPFAEKKYDCIVFGMPTNFHYGNGMGTNPIQMMQALSAQVIRHKRIMSDRCVFIVSTICDGYFHDERWPYLREIYTMFQKDYMNVLPDMNRYGEYFATNEEYIRKYRYCNAFHPFHGFSMMSCGHIAEMNTSAIYIVGAREPGIARGMGLKTRSTFEEALADAKRKYLPENPNILALPLTFKTGAVHLAMKGESYDGTNGHPGDSTMMQ; from the coding sequence ATGAAACTGGATTTTGAGTATGGGGAAGGTACCATTTCGGCGAATCTGCCTGACAACACTGATGTATTCGTACCTGGCGTAACCGTCAAGGATCCACCTGCTCTTGCCCAGGATTGGGATACTCTCTATGCCGAGACACTGAAGAGTATTCAAAACCCGATTGGTATGCCACCGCTGACCAAGTTGGCAACAATGGGCAGCAAGGTCGTGTTTATCATCCCGGATATTGTGAAGGGAGGCCTTCAACCGACCAGCCATCGAAAGGTCGCCATCACTGCATGCTTGGAAGAGTTGTATAGCGTAGGCGTTGAAAAAAAGGATATCTTGATGTTGATATCCAATGGCTTGCATCCGCGTGCAACGGTGGATGAGGTGCACAAGATACTCGGGGATGACCTGTTTTACGATTTTTATCCATATGGACAGGTTACAAGCCACGATTCGGAGGATTGGGAGCACCTTGTGGATTTAGGCTATACCGCTCATGGTGATCATGTGATCATGAACAAGTATGTTTATGACGCCGATGTAGCTATTATGATCGGACATTGTCAGGGTAATCCGTATGGTGGCTATTCAGGTGGGTACAAGCATTGCACCTGCGGGATCACCCATTGGAAGAGCATTGCTGCCCACCATGTGCCGTCGGTCATGCACCGTGTTGACTTCACGCCTGTTTCGGGAACCAGTGAGATGCGCAACAAGTTCGATGAGCAGGGCATGTTCATGGAAGAGAAGATGGGTAAGAAATTTTTCTGCTGTGACGGCGTGCTAGATTCTGCTTCCCGTCAAATGGCCATCTTTAGTGGGTATGCCAAGGAGATGCAGCCGGCAAGCTGGAAGGTTGCAGACAATCGTACGTATGTGCCGTTCGCTGAGAAGAAGTATGATTGTATCGTATTCGGTATGCCCACGAATTTCCATTATGGAAACGGCATGGGAACAAACCCGATTCAGATGATGCAGGCCCTTTCAGCACAGGTGATTCGTCATAAGCGGATCATGAGCGATCGCTGTGTGTTCATTGTTTCCACCATCTGTGACGGATATTTCCACGATGAACGGTGGCCGTATCTGCGTGAGATTTACACCATGTTCCAAAAGGACTATATGAATGTCCTGCCGGATATGAACCGCTATGGCGAGTATTTTGCAACGAACGAGGAATACATCCGCAAGTATCGCTATTGCAATGCGTTTCATCCTTTCCATGGCTTCTCGATGATGAGTTGCGGTCATATTGCGGAGATGAATACATCTGCCATCTATATTGTCGGTGCACGCGAGCCGGGAATTGCCAGGGGGATGGGTTTGAAGACAAGGTCAACATTCGAGGAAGCTCTTGCAGATGCCAAGCGCAAATATCTGCCGGAAAATCCAAATATTCTAGCTTTGCCGCTTACCTTCAAAACCGGTGCTGTTCATCTTGCGATGAAGGGTGAGTCCTACGATGGGACCAACGGACATCCTGGTGATAGCACGATGATGCAGTGA
- a CDS encoding GntR family transcriptional regulator, which produces MLYPNSHKPLYEQFKEIIVMRIANGEYRSNDLLSSEREFAEQFNISRVTVRQAISDLVKDGVLVRKHGKGTFVASGSKGIIENALGKLVGVVEELAYRNVKISVCLIEKSYETVSEDVAKKLKTNLEYRIFKVVRVVTDDVGPIAIDYSYVLENIGHLLDKSDLTKDIVYAILENYGYKISTADQNISAGSPSAYEANLLEIDGLAPVLVSERITFVEGRIPIMFNRSIYRADRYKYSLALKRYPLGIKSIQENVRH; this is translated from the coding sequence ATGCTATATCCCAATAGTCATAAACCATTATATGAACAATTTAAAGAAATCATAGTGATGAGAATCGCTAATGGGGAATATAGGTCTAACGATCTGCTCTCGAGTGAGCGAGAATTCGCTGAACAATTCAATATAAGCAGGGTTACTGTAAGGCAAGCAATTTCCGATTTGGTAAAGGATGGCGTTCTTGTTCGAAAACATGGAAAGGGTACTTTTGTCGCCAGCGGCAGTAAGGGAATTATTGAAAATGCACTAGGGAAATTGGTTGGCGTGGTTGAGGAATTGGCATATCGCAATGTGAAAATTTCTGTGTGTCTTATCGAAAAATCCTATGAAACCGTCTCCGAAGATGTAGCAAAGAAACTGAAAACGAATTTGGAATACAGGATTTTTAAAGTAGTTCGTGTCGTCACGGATGACGTCGGGCCCATTGCGATTGATTATTCGTATGTGCTGGAAAACATTGGCCATTTGTTGGATAAATCAGATTTAACGAAAGATATTGTCTATGCAATATTGGAAAATTACGGGTACAAAATCAGCACTGCCGACCAAAACATTTCAGCTGGATCTCCTTCTGCTTACGAGGCAAACCTTCTCGAAATTGACGGATTGGCTCCAGTATTGGTTTCTGAACGAATTACATTTGTTGAGGGTCGAATACCAATTATGTTCAATCGATCAATTTATCGCGCGGACAGGTATAAATACTCATTAGCCCTTAAGCGGTATCCATTGGGAATCAAGTCAATCCAAGAAAATGTTCGGCATTAG
- a CDS encoding TRAP transporter permease: MYVRKVAKYLNESAALCLTLFVIYTAVVGIRVDMIQRGMVLLFVMIMVFSAELSKDKINYLVKGIIALLMITAGYSLLYQVTNFRQIAVSMGSINAFEFFLGAALIGILLIATKLTIGWPIVIISSLFILYTRFGSVLPGMFRHRGYRWSRIISHMVTGTSGIFGTPLGTAATMVVMFIIFGSFLEASGGSAFFMDLAIALTGKSKGGPAKAAVISSALMGTISGNAASNVVTTGTFTIPLMKKTGYESHVAGAIEAVASTGGQIMPPVMGAAAFIMAEMMGLQYSIIVLAAIIPSVLYYISVFTMVHFEAVKKDISSMSESEMPDLRETWKKNWHTLLSIVVLVASLAMRYSPVKSALFGIVTALVCSYFRSHTRITPRKLLDALLSAGQNVVGVAIACSCAGIIIGSVSLTGLGLKISSIIIAASGGNLLLALLFTFVTLIILGMGMPTAAAYIMVATLVAPGLIEMGLHPIAAHMFCLYGAVMSSITPPVALAAYAASGIAKANPMKIGFTACKFGLVAFIVPFFFAYQPALLWIGNATEIVQAILTSVVGVVVLAACLQGHARVKVSLPLRVIGFIGALALMYPEVVTDFAGLVLVAIAMVPQVFKRKEKTIDMPKLGG, encoded by the coding sequence ATGTATGTGCGCAAAGTAGCCAAGTATTTGAATGAGAGCGCAGCGCTGTGTTTGACGCTGTTTGTAATATACACGGCAGTAGTTGGGATTAGAGTGGACATGATTCAACGTGGCATGGTTCTGTTGTTTGTCATGATCATGGTTTTTTCTGCCGAATTGAGTAAGGACAAGATTAATTACCTGGTTAAAGGAATTATAGCTCTTTTGATGATTACAGCTGGGTACTCCTTACTGTACCAAGTTACAAACTTCAGGCAGATTGCAGTTAGTATGGGTTCAATCAATGCATTTGAATTTTTTCTTGGAGCAGCACTGATAGGTATACTATTGATAGCCACAAAACTGACTATCGGATGGCCGATTGTCATCATTTCGAGTTTATTCATCCTATACACTCGATTTGGCAGTGTATTGCCAGGAATGTTCAGGCATCGGGGATATAGGTGGAGCCGAATTATCTCTCATATGGTTACCGGGACCAGCGGAATATTCGGTACTCCGCTGGGTACTGCCGCAACCATGGTTGTGATGTTCATCATTTTTGGAAGCTTTCTGGAAGCTTCTGGTGGTTCGGCATTTTTCATGGACTTGGCGATTGCTCTTACCGGGAAAAGCAAGGGTGGACCCGCTAAAGCTGCGGTAATTTCCAGTGCTCTTATGGGGACAATTTCTGGCAATGCTGCCTCAAACGTGGTAACAACAGGGACGTTTACCATACCCTTGATGAAAAAGACAGGGTACGAATCTCATGTTGCCGGGGCAATTGAAGCCGTTGCCTCAACAGGAGGCCAGATTATGCCTCCCGTGATGGGTGCTGCCGCATTCATCATGGCAGAGATGATGGGCCTTCAGTATAGTATCATAGTTCTGGCAGCAATTATTCCATCGGTCCTCTATTATATTTCTGTATTTACCATGGTTCATTTTGAAGCAGTAAAGAAAGATATTTCATCAATGAGTGAAAGTGAAATGCCGGATTTACGAGAAACGTGGAAGAAAAATTGGCATACGCTATTGTCGATTGTTGTACTCGTTGCCAGTCTTGCCATGCGGTATTCTCCCGTCAAGTCTGCTTTGTTTGGGATAGTCACTGCACTGGTATGTTCATATTTTCGGAGTCACACCCGAATAACCCCTAGGAAATTGCTTGATGCGCTTTTGTCTGCCGGGCAGAACGTTGTTGGCGTAGCCATAGCATGTTCCTGTGCTGGAATCATCATTGGTTCAGTATCCTTGACAGGATTAGGCTTGAAGATCAGTAGCATCATCATTGCGGCTTCCGGAGGGAATCTGCTATTGGCTCTGCTTTTTACCTTTGTTACGCTCATTATCTTAGGTATGGGAATGCCGACGGCAGCTGCATACATAATGGTCGCTACTTTAGTAGCTCCCGGATTAATTGAAATGGGCCTGCATCCAATCGCGGCTCATATGTTCTGCCTGTATGGAGCTGTAATGTCTTCCATCACACCTCCTGTAGCACTTGCTGCATATGCTGCATCAGGAATCGCAAAGGCAAACCCAATGAAAATTGGATTCACTGCATGTAAATTCGGGCTCGTGGCCTTTATTGTTCCCTTTTTCTTCGCATATCAACCTGCTTTGTTGTGGATTGGGAATGCTACGGAAATAGTACAGGCAATTCTCACTTCTGTGGTTGGCGTAGTAGTCCTTGCAGCGTGCTTGCAAGGACATGCAAGAGTTAAAGTTTCACTTCCTTTGAGAGTAATTGGATTTATCGGAGCTCTTGCGTTGATGTATCCAGAAGTGGTGACTGATTTTGCTGGCTTGGTTCTCGTAGCAATTGCTATGGTTCCGCAAGTATTCAAGAGAAAAGAAAAGACTATCGATATGCCCAAGTTAGGTGGGTAG
- a CDS encoding TAXI family TRAP transporter solute-binding subunit, which produces MRKIFSMVCITLFSLSCLFAAGTTEAKPAAAASSYGKVPAYLSIGTSPSGQAAYTMGAGIASVVNKANLGTTMSVEETGGFPVNVQLLMNEEIEFGIINNMMAEQVYSATGPYTKYEKGKVLSMMNMGAAEMHIIVPANSAIKTVYDFKGYRVGVGQPGGIVLDVTTMFLDALGYKADDFKRFDINLANQCSYMQDGQLDVVMWIGGAPLAAVSELIASKDVRFIEIDDEAIKKMQQKSSVIEKTTIAANAYPGQTKAVQTFCTRQVLVARDTVSNEAVYQVTKQMMENVKDLAAIHISMGSISPQTATLGLNASTPLHPGAARYYAEIGMDVAAITAK; this is translated from the coding sequence ATGAGAAAGATTTTTAGTATGGTATGCATCACATTGTTTTCACTGTCATGTTTGTTCGCGGCGGGAACAACAGAAGCCAAGCCGGCAGCAGCTGCATCGAGTTATGGAAAAGTCCCTGCCTATTTGTCGATTGGAACAAGTCCCAGTGGGCAGGCGGCATACACCATGGGAGCCGGCATTGCGAGCGTTGTGAATAAGGCGAATCTTGGCACTACGATGTCGGTTGAAGAGACTGGAGGATTTCCTGTCAATGTTCAGTTACTCATGAATGAGGAAATCGAGTTTGGCATCATCAATAACATGATGGCAGAGCAAGTGTATTCTGCAACAGGTCCCTATACGAAATACGAGAAAGGGAAAGTTCTTTCTATGATGAATATGGGCGCCGCTGAAATGCACATTATCGTTCCCGCGAACAGCGCTATCAAGACTGTATATGACTTTAAAGGTTATAGGGTTGGGGTAGGGCAGCCTGGTGGTATTGTTCTGGACGTCACAACGATGTTCCTCGACGCATTGGGATATAAGGCGGATGATTTTAAACGATTTGATATCAACCTTGCGAACCAGTGCAGCTACATGCAGGACGGCCAGCTTGACGTTGTTATGTGGATTGGTGGTGCTCCGCTTGCTGCAGTAAGTGAGCTTATCGCAAGCAAAGATGTCAGATTCATTGAAATAGATGACGAGGCGATTAAGAAAATGCAGCAGAAGAGTTCGGTAATCGAGAAGACAACTATTGCTGCAAATGCATATCCTGGGCAGACGAAAGCGGTTCAGACTTTCTGCACTCGTCAGGTTCTGGTTGCACGGGATACGGTTTCCAATGAAGCGGTGTATCAAGTCACCAAACAGATGATGGAGAATGTGAAGGATTTGGCTGCTATACATATCAGCATGGGATCCATCTCTCCCCAAACAGCTACCCTTGGATTGAATGCCAGTACTCCGCTACATCCTGGTGCTGCAAGATACTATGCAGAGATTGGCATGGATGTTGCTGCTATAACTGCTAAATAA
- a CDS encoding sulfatase-like hydrolase/transferase encodes MDKPNIVLIMTDEQRGDAIGGLPGSVVDTPYLTQLRTQGVYFPYAYSACPVCVPARRTLLSGKKPATHGVLMNYRVSLEGDTLPGLLQKAGYQTHLSGKLHLFPERKRYGFESSDWADGCYSSNPDNDYNRFLLENGQFNEAGLSHGMSYNGYAARPYHLDEKFHYTTWCTDMALRFIERRDKTAPFFLNVSYHQPHAPCTPPAYYYNKYWNADIPEPCVGDWVDDLPNTQNGMPVNAWRVDPSSRSIREYRAGYLGCVEQIDHQIGRILYKLPPNTIVIFLSDHGEMLGDHGWIRKRSAYEGSARIPFIMWMPDAYAKKFGIKQGTVSDLPVELMDVLPTVLSMADIPIPEDVDGISLLPAMRGEKVDRDYIHGECCRLETIGTGMQFVTDGKEKYIWYPALAKEQFFDLVIDPQELTDLAKSKEHVGRIKVWRNRLIKELEGRPEGFVKQGSLQGLKGPTPYCLSEELLASGSNLKDTDNGETTKQ; translated from the coding sequence ATGGACAAACCAAATATCGTATTGATAATGACTGACGAGCAACGAGGGGATGCGATAGGAGGTCTTCCGGGTTCAGTGGTGGATACTCCCTATTTGACCCAGTTGAGAACACAAGGGGTATACTTTCCGTATGCCTACTCGGCTTGCCCAGTCTGTGTTCCTGCCCGAAGAACCCTATTGAGTGGTAAAAAACCAGCTACCCATGGGGTTTTGATGAATTATAGAGTTTCTTTGGAAGGTGATACGCTTCCAGGACTTCTACAAAAAGCTGGATATCAGACACATCTTAGCGGGAAGCTGCATCTCTTCCCTGAACGCAAGCGCTATGGATTTGAATCCTCTGATTGGGCTGATGGATGTTACAGCTCGAATCCAGACAATGATTACAATCGTTTTCTTCTTGAAAACGGTCAGTTCAATGAAGCCGGCTTGTCGCATGGAATGAGTTATAACGGGTATGCTGCTCGACCATACCATCTTGATGAAAAATTTCATTACACTACTTGGTGTACTGATATGGCTTTACGCTTCATCGAACGAAGGGATAAGACTGCACCATTCTTTCTAAATGTCAGTTATCACCAACCTCACGCTCCCTGCACGCCTCCAGCTTATTACTACAATAAGTATTGGAATGCTGATATTCCAGAACCTTGTGTAGGTGACTGGGTTGACGATCTGCCCAATACGCAGAATGGAATGCCTGTCAATGCTTGGCGTGTCGATCCTTCCTCCCGCAGTATCCGGGAGTACCGAGCAGGATACTTGGGTTGTGTTGAGCAGATTGATCACCAAATAGGGAGAATTCTCTACAAGCTGCCTCCCAATACCATTGTAATCTTCCTTTCTGATCATGGTGAGATGCTGGGCGACCATGGATGGATCCGCAAACGCAGTGCATATGAGGGTTCCGCACGCATTCCTTTTATTATGTGGATGCCTGATGCATATGCCAAGAAGTTTGGCATCAAGCAAGGAACTGTATCCGACCTTCCAGTCGAATTGATGGATGTGCTTCCAACAGTTCTTTCCATGGCGGATATTCCCATTCCAGAGGATGTTGATGGGATATCCCTTCTTCCGGCAATGCGTGGAGAGAAGGTGGATAGGGACTATATTCACGGAGAGTGCTGCAGACTCGAAACCATCGGTACCGGAATGCAATTCGTGACAGATGGAAAAGAGAAATATATTTGGTATCCGGCCCTTGCAAAGGAGCAGTTTTTCGATTTGGTGATAGATCCGCAAGAATTGACGGATCTTGCCAAGTCCAAGGAGCATGTAGGAAGAATCAAGGTATGGCGTAATCGCCTTATCAAGGAGCTTGAAGGCCGTCCTGAAGGTTTTGTTAAGCAAGGATCATTACAAGGCCTCAAGGGGCCAACACCATATTGTCTTTCAGAAGAACTGCTAGCTTCTGGCAGCAACTTGAAAGACACTGATAATGGAGAGACGACGAAACAATAA
- a CDS encoding lactate racemase domain-containing protein — MKLDFEYGEGTISANLPDNTDVFVPGVTVKDPPALAQDWDTLYAETLKSIQNPIGMPPLTKLATMGSKVVFIIPDIVKGGLQPTSHRKVAITACLEELYSVGVEKKDILMLISNGLHPRATVDEVHKILGDDLFYDFYPYGQVTSHDSEDWEHLVDLGYTAHGDHVIMNKYVYDADVAIMIGHCQGNPYGGYSGGYKHCTCGITHWKSIAAHHVPSVMHRVDFTPVSGTSEMRNKFDEQGMFMEEKMGKKFFCCDGVLDSASRQMAIFSGYAKEMQPASWKVADNRTYVPFAEKKYDCIVFGMPTNFHYGNGMGTNPIQMMQALSAQVIRHKRIMSDRCVFIVSTICDGYFHDERWPYLREIYTMFQKDYMNVLPDMNRYGEYFATNEEYIRKYRYCNAFHPFHGFSMMSCGHIAEMNTSAIYIVGAREPGIARGMGLKTRSTFEEALADAKRKYLPENPNILALPLTFKTGAVHLAMKGDSYDGTNGHPGDCTMMH, encoded by the coding sequence ATGAAACTGGATTTTGAGTATGGGGAAGGTACCATTTCGGCGAATCTGCCTGACAACACTGATGTATTCGTACCTGGCGTAACCGTCAAGGATCCACCTGCTCTTGCCCAGGATTGGGATACTCTCTATGCCGAGACACTGAAGAGTATTCAAAACCCGATTGGTATGCCACCGCTGACCAAGTTGGCAACAATGGGCAGCAAGGTCGTGTTTATCATCCCGGATATTGTGAAGGGAGGCCTTCAACCGACCAGCCATCGAAAGGTCGCCATCACTGCATGCTTGGAAGAGTTGTATAGCGTAGGCGTTGAAAAAAAGGATATCTTGATGTTGATATCCAATGGCTTGCATCCGCGTGCAACGGTGGATGAGGTGCACAAGATACTCGGGGATGACCTGTTTTACGATTTTTATCCATATGGACAGGTTACAAGCCACGATTCGGAGGATTGGGAGCACCTTGTGGATTTAGGCTATACCGCTCATGGTGATCATGTGATCATGAACAAGTATGTTTATGACGCCGATGTAGCTATTATGATCGGACATTGTCAGGGTAATCCGTATGGTGGCTATTCAGGTGGGTACAAGCATTGCACCTGCGGGATCACCCATTGGAAGAGCATTGCTGCCCACCATGTGCCGTCGGTCATGCACCGTGTTGACTTCACGCCTGTTTCGGGAACCAGTGAGATGCGCAACAAGTTCGATGAGCAGGGCATGTTCATGGAAGAGAAGATGGGTAAGAAATTTTTCTGCTGTGACGGCGTGCTAGATTCTGCTTCCCGTCAAATGGCCATCTTTAGTGGGTATGCCAAGGAGATGCAGCCGGCAAGCTGGAAGGTTGCAGACAATCGTACGTATGTGCCGTTCGCTGAGAAGAAGTATGATTGTATCGTATTCGGTATGCCCACGAATTTCCATTATGGAAACGGCATGGGAACAAACCCGATTCAGATGATGCAGGCCCTTTCAGCACAGGTGATTCGTCATAAGCGGATCATGAGCGATCGCTGTGTGTTCATTGTTTCCACCATCTGTGACGGATATTTCCACGATGAACGGTGGCCGTATCTGCGTGAGATTTACACCATGTTCCAAAAGGACTATATGAATGTTCTGCCGGATATGAACCGCTATGGTGAGTATTTTGCAACGAACGAGGAATACATCCGCAAGTATCGCTATTGTAATGCGTTTCATCCTTTCCATGGCTTCTCGATGATGAGCTGCGGTCACATTGCGGAGATGAATACATCTGCCATCTATATTGTCGGTGCACGCGAGCCGGGAATTGCCAGGGGGATGGGTTTGAAGACAAGGTCAACATTCGAGGAAGCTCTTGCGGATGCCAAGCGAAAATATCTGCCGGAGAACCCAAATATTCTAGCTTTGCCGCTTACCTTCAAGACAGGTGCCGTTCATCTTGCCATGAAGGGTGATTCCTACGATGGTACCAATGGCCACCCTGGTGATTGTACGATGATGCATTGA
- a CDS encoding iron-containing alcohol dehydrogenase, giving the protein MQNFSYWNPSRIIFGKGTMSEVGKETAKWGRKVLFHFGGGSIKKNGVFDAVTASLKDAGLQIVYLGGVVPNPHLSLVREGIALCKKEHVDFVLAVGGGSVIDSAKAIAFGAKLPASQDVWNDYYMKADYTIAEALPLGVVLTIPAAGSESSTGSVITDAEHGLKRAVNSETLISKFAVMDPQTNYSLPAYQTACGASDILAHLQERYFTTVEHNDLSDRLLEACMRNVITNAPLALQYPDEYRYRAELMWTGTIAHNNLLDRGRVGDWATHDIEHELSALYDIAHGAGLAILFPAWMRYVHKVDIDRFVQYATRVWNVDLPLSDKEGIVEEAILRLQAFYKRIGMPTTLADAGIPEDKLRFMAENAFVGERTYLGNFQKLYVGDVEKIYRLAL; this is encoded by the coding sequence ATGCAGAATTTCTCATACTGGAATCCCTCACGGATCATATTCGGCAAGGGTACAATGTCGGAAGTCGGAAAAGAAACAGCAAAATGGGGCAGGAAGGTACTGTTCCACTTTGGGGGCGGTTCCATCAAGAAGAATGGAGTGTTCGATGCGGTCACAGCTTCCCTGAAGGATGCCGGACTCCAAATAGTGTATCTCGGCGGGGTGGTGCCCAATCCCCATCTCTCCTTGGTCCGGGAAGGGATTGCGCTCTGTAAGAAAGAGCATGTCGATTTTGTGCTGGCAGTCGGAGGGGGAAGCGTCATCGACTCCGCCAAGGCGATCGCCTTTGGTGCGAAGCTTCCTGCCTCGCAGGATGTCTGGAACGACTATTACATGAAGGCCGACTACACTATTGCTGAAGCACTGCCTCTTGGTGTTGTCCTGACAATTCCAGCCGCAGGTTCCGAGAGTTCCACCGGATCGGTTATCACCGATGCGGAGCATGGCCTGAAACGGGCGGTCAACAGCGAAACCCTCATCTCCAAGTTTGCCGTGATGGATCCCCAAACCAACTATTCGCTTCCGGCATATCAAACCGCCTGCGGAGCATCCGATATTCTTGCACACCTGCAGGAACGGTATTTCACCACCGTCGAGCATAACGACCTCTCCGACCGCTTGTTGGAAGCCTGCATGCGTAATGTCATCACCAATGCACCGTTGGCCCTGCAGTATCCTGATGAATACCGGTATCGTGCAGAGTTGATGTGGACCGGCACCATCGCCCACAACAATCTTTTGGACAGGGGGCGGGTCGGCGACTGGGCGACCCATGACATCGAGCACGAGCTGAGCGCCTTGTACGACATCGCTCATGGTGCGGGTCTTGCAATTCTCTTTCCCGCATGGATGCGGTATGTCCACAAGGTCGATATCGATCGATTCGTGCAGTATGCAACGCGGGTCTGGAATGTCGATCTTCCGTTGAGTGATAAGGAAGGCATCGTAGAAGAGGCAATCCTGCGTTTGCAGGCTTTCTATAAGCGTATCGGCATGCCGACAACGCTCGCCGATGCAGGAATTCCTGAGGACAAGCTGCGTTTCATGGCTGAAAATGCTTTTGTGGGTGAGCGAACCTACTTGGGGAATTTCCAGAAATTGTATGTTGGGGATGTAGAAAAGATTTATAGGCTGGCGCTGTAA